A single genomic interval of Helicoverpa zea isolate HzStark_Cry1AcR chromosome 19, ilHelZeax1.1, whole genome shotgun sequence harbors:
- the LOC124639859 gene encoding luciferin 4-monooxygenase-like, producing the protein MVRRAFDAVHWYMEEIGAQLVAKTSIPSDRHHVGKLLLQGLKDYPNFVAQIDGATGESETNGSVLNRSIRCAISLTQLGLKKGDVMVLMGPNHLDFCIPHNAALYLGIMVACIDATLSVNELKDLFQANRPNIIFGQSEKTSDIKKALILAQVDAKIMTFNEGSNNTTLAQLLEIPDEKAVKDFQATDFDPTETVGYLTSTSGTTGVPKTAMLTHKNIATGTPTMWTMFSKFPSPVRLALVTSPAQWLSAGFHYLFSSILKYTRLQTSAPVTPEHFAELVNKYKPDYMIMSPTLITTMIMNAKCDFSCFEHILLGGSAVTQDLVNEVKQIAQTEEVHVLYGMSELSGICVQHDVPTAPGSCGRPNGNVELKLMNPVTLEEITEPNVQGELWFRGPSVFKGYHNNPEATKEALTEDGWLRSGDILYRDEYWNLYFVERYKLLLKYRNHQVSPVEIETVISKHPGVFHVAVTGIPDNECGDLVVACVVPKPGCSPTAQEIKDLVKESLTDSKQLRGGVIFMKELPTTSTSKVNRKKLKELVLTLERE; encoded by the exons ATGGTGAGGCGTGCTTTCGATGCAGTTCATTGGTACATGGAGGAGATAGGAGCCCAACTTGTGGCGAAGACTAGCATCCCATCAGACAGACACCATGTAGGCAAGCTGCTACTGCAAGGCTTGAAAGATTATCCTAATTTCGTTGCACAG ATTGATGGAGCAACAGGGGAATCAGAAACCAACGGCTCAGTCTTAAACAGGAGCATACGATGCGCCATCTCTCTGACTCAGTTGGGACTGAAGAAGGGAGATGTCATGGTGCTCATGGGGCCGAACCACTTGGACTTCTGTATACCTCATAATGCTGCTCTGTATCTTGGGATCATGGTGGCTTGTATTGATGCAACGTTGAGTGTCA ATGAACTAAAAGATTTGTTCCAAGCAAATCGCCCGAATATAATCTTCGGTCAAAGCGAGAAGACGTCTGATATTAAAAAAGCCCTGATCCTGGCTCAAGTAGATGCCAAGATTATGACTTTCAACGAAGGTAGTAACAATACTACACTGGCACAGCTGCTGGAAATTCCAGATGAGAAAGCAGTCAAAGACTTCCA GGCAACGGACTTCGATCCTACTGAGACTGTGGGATACCTGACATCTACGAGTGGAACAACAGGAGTGCCCAAGACTGCTATGCTAACACATAAGAATATAGCCACGGGTACGCCGACCATGTG GACAATGTTCTCGAAATTTCCATCTCCAGTGAGACTAGCGCTAGTAACGTCACCAGCGCAGTGGCTGTCAGCTGGCTTCCACTACCTCTTCTCCTCGATCCTAAAGTACACGCGGCTGCAGACATCTGCTCCTGTGACTCCTGAACATTTTGCTGAACTTGTAAATAAGTATAAG CCAGACTACATGATCATGAGCCCTACTCTAATCACGACCATGATAATGAATGCAAAATGTGACTTCAGCTGCTTCGAGCACATCTTGCTGGGAGGCAGCGCTGTGACACAAGATCTCGTTAATGAAGTTAAG CAAATAGCCCAAACTGAAGAAGTCCATGTCTTGTACGGCATGAGTGAACTCAGTGGGATCTGTGTGCAGCATGACGTTCCAACAGCACCTGGCTCTTGCGGCAGACCTAATGGGAATGTGGAATTAAAG CTAATGAATCCTGTAACACTGGAAGAAATCACGGAGCCTAATGTTCAGGGAGAATTATGGTTCAGAGGCCCGTCTGTATTCAAA GGATACCATAATAACCCAGAAGCTACAAAAGAAGCATTGACAGAAGACGGCTGGCTCAGATCTGGTGATATTCTGTACAGGGACGAATATTGGAACCTGTATTTTGTGGAACGTTACAAACTACTGCTGAAGTATAGGAATCATCAG GTATCTCCCGTGGAAATCGAGACCGTGATATCGAAGCACCCTGGCGTGTTCCACGTGGCGGTGACCGGGATACCTGACAATGAGTGCGGGGACCTGGTGGTGGCGTGCGTTGTGCCCAAACCTGGCTGCAGCCCCACCGCGCAGGAGATCAAGGACTTGGTTAAAG AATCGCTGACGGACTCCAAGCAACTTAGAGGAGGTGTGATCTTCATGAAGGAACTGCCGACGACCAGCACTTCTAAAGTCAACAGGAAGAAACTCAAGGAGTTGGTGCTGACTTTGGAAAGagaataa
- the LOC124639877 gene encoding uncharacterized protein LOC124639877, whose protein sequence is MMLTEVEERIVALCGGESFSTGDAHLGIQPFPENDTPSPSPETQPIYNTNDDNINVPQQQQSQARPTEESAAIVFYDSALIEDSPAPRNYRPPASAISRKLFASSSSSIVGTSQSILRNNQLDNTPPPNPHVYHPSLSPPTVTLSHTPTPSPSRRGSTPVASPVIPRTAASSFSRHTASVASPSRRSRTVRGSRGGSVSRHTSSVAALPPSQRRTEFSSMTERFLRLEEQQLEIQRLNTQIMQSFLERSAERDRIFAEAVAAVGQGLQALAEAVNRDRNSPP, encoded by the exons ATGATGCTAACTGAGGTTGAGGAAAGGATTGTTGCTTTGTGTGGTGGTGAAAGCTTTTCCACAGGAGATGCACATTTAGGCATTCAGCCGTTTCCG GAAAATGATACGCCGTCTCCATCACCCGAAACACAACCTATATACAATACTAATGATGACaac ATTAATGTACCACAACAACAGCAGAGTCAGGCACGGCCTACTGAGGAATCAgcagctattgtattttat GATTCCGCCCTGATTGAGGACAGTCCAGCACCTCGAAATTACAGACCACCAGCTAGTGCAATTTCGAGAAAACTGTTTGCTTCCTCATCCAGCTCCATTGTTGGAACTAGCCAAAGCATTTTACGG AATAACCAGTTAGACAACACTCCTCCTCCAAATCCTCATGTTTATCATCCCAGCCTGTCCCCTCCAACTGTAACACTTTCCCATACGCCCACACCTTCACCTTCACGCCGTGGTTCCACCCCAGTAGCCTCCCCAGTCATTCCAAGAACTGCGGCTTCATCAT ttTCACGTCACACAGCTTCAGTGGCTTCACCTTCTCGGCGCTCTAGGACAGTTCGTGGTAGTCGAGGTGGTTCTGTGT CACGTCACACGTCTTCAGTTGCTGCTCTTCCACCATCACAACGGCGAACGGAATTCTCCTCCATGACTGAGAGATTCCTGaggttggaagaacagcagctggagatacaaagattgaataCGCAGATCATGCAGTCCTTTCTGGAGAGGAGTGCAGAGAGGGACAGAATTTTTGCTGAAGCTGTAGCTGCAGTCGGTCAAGGGCTGCAAGCATTGGCAGAGGCCGTCAACAGAGATAGGAATTCTCCTCCATGA